In one Curtobacterium citreum genomic region, the following are encoded:
- the uxaC gene encoding glucuronate isomerase translates to MTRTSTATPLAPHPDRLFAADPAARTVARTVYQAVADAPIISPHGHVDAALIADDQPFADPASLLVTPDHYVLRLLHANGVGLDELGRPDRSGDGSVPDGRQIWHRLAAHWDDFAGTPVRYWFETELHDVFGLTEQPSAENADAQYDHLAELLTTPAFRPRALFDTFRIEVLATTDDPTADLAAHARLAADPSFRGRVLPTFRADAVFDPSRPDWRHVVTSIGQAAGIDTGTHAGLLAALRARRRYFIEHGATATDTGVLDAGSTPLSTAARERIHTTALRGPASLTEADAVAYRHDMLYRWAEMSVEDGLVMQLHPGVHRNHHRPTLERFGPDTGHDLPAVGSFTEPLRPLLEAFGTAPGFHLVLFTVDETVFSREIGPLAGFYPAVYAGAPWWFIDTPAAIGRYRAAVTDSASFTKTSGFIDDTRAYCSIPARHDMARRADAAYLASLVVSHQLSEEDAVRTAHRIVSDIPRATFKL, encoded by the coding sequence ATGACCCGGACCAGCACCGCCACCCCGCTCGCCCCGCACCCCGACCGGCTGTTCGCCGCCGACCCCGCCGCGCGGACCGTCGCCCGGACCGTGTACCAGGCCGTCGCGGACGCGCCGATCATCTCCCCCCACGGGCACGTCGACGCGGCCCTGATCGCGGACGACCAGCCGTTCGCCGACCCCGCGTCGCTGCTCGTCACGCCCGACCACTACGTGCTGCGGCTGCTCCACGCCAACGGCGTCGGCCTCGACGAACTGGGACGACCGGACCGCTCCGGCGACGGGTCCGTCCCCGACGGTCGACAGATCTGGCACCGGCTGGCCGCGCACTGGGACGACTTCGCCGGCACGCCCGTCCGGTACTGGTTCGAGACGGAGCTGCACGACGTCTTCGGTCTGACGGAGCAGCCGTCGGCCGAGAACGCCGACGCGCAGTACGACCACCTGGCGGAGCTGCTGACCACGCCCGCGTTCCGTCCGCGGGCGCTCTTCGACACCTTCCGCATCGAGGTCCTCGCCACCACCGACGACCCGACCGCGGACCTCGCCGCGCACGCGCGGCTCGCCGCCGACCCGTCCTTCCGTGGACGGGTGCTGCCCACCTTCCGCGCGGACGCGGTCTTCGACCCGTCCCGACCGGACTGGAGGCACGTGGTCACGTCCATCGGTCAGGCCGCGGGCATCGACACGGGCACCCACGCGGGCCTGCTCGCCGCGCTGCGCGCGCGACGGCGGTACTTCATCGAGCACGGCGCGACCGCGACGGACACCGGCGTGCTCGACGCGGGTTCGACCCCGCTCTCCACGGCGGCACGGGAGCGCATCCACACCACGGCGCTGCGCGGCCCGGCGTCCCTGACCGAGGCGGACGCCGTCGCCTACCGGCACGACATGCTCTACCGCTGGGCGGAGATGAGCGTCGAGGACGGGCTGGTCATGCAGCTGCACCCCGGCGTGCACCGAAACCACCACCGGCCGACGCTCGAGCGCTTCGGGCCGGACACCGGGCACGACCTGCCCGCGGTCGGGTCCTTCACCGAGCCGCTCCGGCCGCTCCTCGAGGCCTTCGGCACCGCCCCCGGGTTCCACCTCGTGCTCTTCACGGTCGACGAGACGGTGTTCTCGCGCGAGATCGGGCCGCTCGCCGGCTTCTACCCGGCCGTCTACGCCGGAGCGCCGTGGTGGTTCATCGACACCCCGGCGGCGATCGGCCGGTACCGCGCCGCGGTCACCGACTCGGCGTCGTTCACGAAGACGTCCGGGTTCATCGACGACACCCGGGCCTACTGCTCGATCCCGGCGCGGCACGACATGGCGCGGCGGGCGGACGCGGCGTACCTGGCCTCGCTCGTCGTGTCGCACCAGCTCAGCGAGGAGGACGCGGTGCGCACCGCCCACCGGATCGTGTCGGACATCCCGCGGGCGACGTTCAAGCTCTGA
- a CDS encoding carbohydrate ABC transporter permease — MTQVRPHGKTPLYKRERPLWMLLPGGVLMLVVIVVPLLVGVYIAMLDLDQYTLREWFSAPFVGLANFAEAFTDSPLLHSVWISVSLSVLVTAVTVPIGVAAAISTQNRFPGRGLVRSVYLIPYVLPAFVVGTFFRTMLQPQGVVNTVLGTDVLWLNGSASYWALAGVMIWTSWPFVYLLSLAGLQAVDNEVHEAAALDGVTWWAKLRYIVFPYLRGPLSLAVIISILHNINNFTLPFVLFGIPLPSSVEVMPVLTYIASFQSFRFGLSAAMAICSLVIVAIPLFVYLRAVKLDTGDDAGPSRKQRRSDRLTLAAATPAAAADLDGARA; from the coding sequence ATGACGCAGGTCCGGCCACACGGCAAGACACCCCTCTACAAGCGCGAGCGCCCCCTGTGGATGCTCCTGCCCGGCGGTGTCCTCATGCTCGTCGTCATCGTCGTGCCGCTCCTGGTGGGCGTGTACATCGCGATGCTCGACCTCGACCAGTACACCCTCCGCGAGTGGTTCAGCGCCCCGTTCGTCGGCCTCGCCAACTTCGCCGAGGCGTTCACGGACTCGCCGCTCCTGCACTCGGTCTGGATCTCGGTGTCGCTGTCCGTGCTCGTCACGGCCGTCACCGTCCCGATCGGCGTCGCCGCGGCGATCTCCACGCAGAACCGGTTCCCCGGACGCGGACTCGTCCGCTCGGTCTACCTCATCCCGTACGTGCTCCCGGCCTTCGTCGTCGGCACGTTCTTCCGCACGATGCTCCAACCGCAGGGCGTCGTGAACACGGTGCTCGGCACGGACGTGCTGTGGCTGAACGGCTCGGCGTCCTACTGGGCCCTGGCCGGCGTGATGATCTGGACGAGCTGGCCCTTCGTCTACCTGCTCTCGCTCGCGGGGCTGCAGGCGGTCGACAACGAGGTGCACGAGGCCGCGGCACTCGACGGCGTCACGTGGTGGGCGAAGCTGCGGTACATCGTCTTCCCGTACCTCCGCGGACCGCTCAGCCTCGCGGTGATCATCTCGATCCTCCACAACATCAACAACTTCACGCTGCCGTTCGTGCTGTTCGGCATCCCGCTGCCCTCGAGCGTCGAGGTCATGCCCGTCCTGACGTACATCGCGAGCTTCCAGTCGTTCCGCTTCGGGCTCTCCGCGGCGATGGCGATCTGCTCGCTCGTGATCGTCGCCATCCCGCTGTTCGTGTACCTGCGGGCCGTCAAGCTCGACACCGGTGACGACGCCGGCCCCAGCCGCAAGCAGCGCCGCAGCGACCGGCTGACCCTCGCAGCAGCGACCCCGGCCGCCGCCGCCGACCTCGACGGAGCCCGCGCATGA
- a CDS encoding LacI family DNA-binding transcriptional regulator encodes MSSADTDTARRVTIRDIADATGVAPSTVSRALSLPDRVNRATQQRIQDAARELGYVPNQQARALTSGRTRAVAVLVSDITNPFYFDVIRGTQHQLAAAGWTQLLVDTEESAEAELAALSAIATKADGAVLTASRLSDAQIARFAERTPLVVVNRRPAGVPSVLIDTPGGVEQAVQHLVSLGHRDVLYVAGPDSSWSNERRWRALVRVGKRLGVRVARIGPHAPFVDSGAAAADAAVHADATACIAFNDLIAIGMLTRLRERGVRVPDDMSVVGCDDIFGADFCNPPLTTMTSPIERAGQVAIRMLLGRLGASPSDDPLGDPVGDHPASAVALPTHLTVRESTGPAPATARRPS; translated from the coding sequence GTGAGCAGCGCAGACACCGACACCGCTCGGCGGGTGACGATCCGGGACATCGCCGACGCGACCGGTGTGGCCCCGTCGACGGTGTCCCGTGCGCTGTCCCTGCCCGACCGGGTGAACCGCGCCACGCAGCAGCGGATCCAGGACGCGGCGCGGGAGCTCGGCTACGTCCCGAACCAGCAGGCACGGGCCCTGACGTCCGGTCGCACCCGGGCCGTCGCCGTGCTCGTCTCGGACATCACGAACCCCTTCTACTTCGACGTCATCCGTGGCACGCAGCACCAGCTCGCCGCCGCCGGGTGGACGCAGCTGCTCGTCGACACCGAGGAGTCGGCCGAGGCGGAGCTCGCGGCCCTGAGCGCGATCGCGACGAAGGCCGACGGCGCGGTGCTCACCGCGTCCCGCCTGTCCGACGCGCAGATCGCCCGGTTCGCGGAGCGGACGCCGCTCGTCGTCGTGAACCGCCGACCGGCGGGGGTCCCCTCGGTGCTCATCGACACCCCCGGCGGGGTCGAGCAGGCCGTGCAGCACCTCGTGTCGCTCGGTCACCGGGACGTGCTGTACGTCGCCGGTCCGGACAGCTCGTGGTCGAACGAACGCCGCTGGCGGGCGCTCGTCCGCGTGGGGAAGCGCCTGGGTGTCCGGGTCGCACGGATCGGCCCGCACGCGCCGTTCGTCGACTCCGGTGCCGCCGCTGCCGACGCCGCCGTCCACGCGGACGCGACGGCCTGCATCGCGTTCAACGACCTCATCGCCATCGGCATGCTCACCCGACTGCGGGAGCGCGGCGTCCGCGTCCCGGACGACATGTCCGTCGTCGGGTGCGACGACATCTTCGGTGCCGACTTCTGCAACCCACCGCTCACCACGATGACGTCGCCGATCGAGCGTGCCGGACAGGTCGCCATCCGGATGCTGCTCGGTCGGCTCGGCGCGTCCCCGTCCGACGATCCGCTCGGCGACCCGGTCGGCGACCACCCGGCGAGCGCCGTCGCCCTGCCCACCCACCTGACCGTGCGGGAGTCCACCGGCCCCGCACCGGCCACCGCCCGCCGTCCGTCCTGA
- a CDS encoding mannitol dehydrogenase family protein, whose protein sequence is MTDRRPGIVHLGVGAFARAHLAWYTQHATGEPWGITAFTGRSPAAADALAAQDCRYTLVTRAADGDVAEVVDTIVAAHPGTDDTAWRRAVASPTTSIVTLTVTEAGYRAGSDVPARLVDGLAARRAADGGRIALVSLDNLTHNGDVLRDAVHAATADPDLRAWIDDHVTFPSSMVDRITPATTDDDVAGLADLPGALPGDRVPVVAEPFVEWVLEDAFDGIDRPAWETAGVRLVPDVTPFEQRKLWLLNGSHSLLASLGLLLGHETVAEAMADPRCRAAVEQLWDEAAAELPLPAAEVDDARAALVERFANPRIRHTLRQIVAGSAAKLPVRVVDVLRRRLDRDPAAGVGPGAATALAAWWLHCTEQPELVDDPGAPGPDSDVHDVLAVVAPDLDTTPVVDAVTAAADRIRTAAAPARGTVDEGVLR, encoded by the coding sequence ATGACCGACCGTCGACCCGGCATCGTGCACCTGGGGGTGGGTGCGTTCGCCCGCGCACACCTCGCCTGGTACACGCAGCACGCCACCGGCGAACCGTGGGGGATCACCGCCTTCACGGGACGCTCGCCCGCGGCCGCCGACGCGCTCGCCGCGCAGGACTGTCGGTACACCCTGGTCACGCGGGCAGCGGACGGCGACGTCGCCGAGGTGGTCGACACGATCGTGGCCGCTCACCCCGGCACCGACGACACGGCCTGGAGGCGCGCGGTCGCGTCCCCGACGACGAGCATCGTCACGCTGACGGTCACCGAGGCCGGGTACCGCGCCGGTTCCGACGTCCCCGCCCGGTTGGTCGACGGGCTCGCCGCCCGGCGGGCGGCGGACGGCGGACGGATCGCCCTGGTGTCGCTCGACAACCTGACGCACAACGGCGACGTCCTCCGGGACGCCGTGCACGCCGCGACGGCGGACCCCGACCTCCGAGCCTGGATCGACGACCACGTGACCTTCCCATCGTCGATGGTCGACCGGATCACCCCGGCGACGACCGACGACGACGTGGCCGGGCTCGCCGACCTGCCGGGCGCCCTGCCCGGCGACCGTGTCCCCGTCGTCGCCGAGCCCTTCGTCGAGTGGGTGCTCGAGGACGCCTTCGACGGGATCGACCGCCCCGCGTGGGAGACCGCCGGGGTGCGCCTCGTGCCCGACGTCACCCCGTTCGAGCAGCGGAAGCTCTGGCTCCTCAACGGCTCGCACTCGCTCCTGGCGTCCCTGGGACTCCTGCTCGGGCACGAGACCGTGGCCGAGGCGATGGCCGACCCCCGCTGCCGCGCCGCGGTCGAGCAGCTCTGGGACGAGGCCGCCGCCGAGCTCCCGCTGCCCGCCGCCGAGGTCGACGACGCCCGGGCCGCCCTCGTCGAACGCTTCGCGAACCCGCGGATCCGCCACACCCTGCGGCAGATCGTCGCCGGGAGCGCGGCGAAGCTGCCGGTCCGGGTGGTCGACGTCCTGCGCCGACGACTCGACCGCGACCCGGCCGCCGGCGTCGGACCCGGCGCCGCGACCGCCCTCGCGGCCTGGTGGCTGCACTGCACCGAGCAACCGGAGCTGGTGGACGACCCCGGGGCGCCCGGGCCAGACTCGGACGTGCACGACGTCCTCGCCGTGGTCGCGCCCGACCTCGACACCACCCCCGTGGTCGACGCCGTCACCGCGGCGGCCGACCGCATCCGCACCGCCGCGGCACCTGCTCGCGGCACCGTCGACGAAGGAGTCCTCCGATGA
- a CDS encoding ABC transporter substrate-binding protein, protein MSTGRRRTRALVGAAVVAVAALTLQGCAIVNGSGDDPNTLRVMMGADTTYPKERKQWQQETAAEFERTTGARIQWETYSSAQEELTAIQTSVISGQGPDVYAIGTTFTPTAYATGAFVEMGSKEWRAVGGKDQFDAASLGISGPSASKQIGIPFASRPFVMAVNKDLLAQAGITDLPTTWDELTADAKATTRDGHFGMAIAYADGFDPWKFVWGMAQNAGNTIVDGSKAEISADAVENAYRTYFDWVTKDGVVDQAAIGWNNAQALAQFADGKAAFFPMTTTTSLNTLKGSAVDGKYEYALLPTVPPGATERPADGIEAASILSGDNLVVADYGKKQDLSFDFVKQVSSPAAQERYFELFGQLPTNTQAAQTIAQENPDLAPIVQAGKLSKPTAFTGAWSDIQLSLVDVVVQSIPSLKSGEVTDDQLRKRLDAAQRDAQATLDRQKNGGL, encoded by the coding sequence ATGAGCACAGGAAGACGCAGGACCCGCGCCCTCGTCGGTGCCGCCGTCGTCGCAGTCGCCGCCCTCACGCTCCAGGGCTGCGCGATCGTGAACGGCAGCGGCGACGACCCGAACACCCTCCGCGTGATGATGGGCGCGGACACCACCTACCCCAAGGAGCGCAAGCAGTGGCAGCAGGAGACCGCTGCCGAGTTCGAGCGCACCACGGGCGCCCGGATCCAGTGGGAGACGTACTCCTCCGCGCAGGAGGAGCTGACCGCCATCCAGACGAGCGTCATCTCCGGACAGGGCCCCGACGTCTACGCGATCGGCACGACGTTCACCCCCACCGCGTACGCCACCGGCGCCTTCGTCGAGATGGGCAGCAAGGAGTGGCGGGCGGTCGGCGGCAAGGACCAGTTCGACGCCGCCTCGCTCGGCATCTCCGGGCCGAGCGCGTCGAAGCAGATCGGCATCCCGTTCGCCAGCCGGCCGTTCGTGATGGCGGTCAACAAGGACCTGCTCGCCCAGGCGGGCATCACCGACCTGCCGACCACCTGGGACGAGCTCACCGCGGACGCGAAGGCGACCACCCGTGACGGCCACTTCGGCATGGCGATCGCCTACGCCGACGGGTTCGACCCGTGGAAGTTCGTCTGGGGCATGGCGCAGAACGCCGGCAACACGATCGTCGACGGCTCGAAGGCGGAGATCTCCGCGGACGCCGTCGAGAACGCCTACCGCACCTACTTCGACTGGGTGACGAAGGACGGCGTCGTCGACCAGGCCGCGATCGGCTGGAACAACGCCCAGGCCCTCGCCCAGTTCGCGGACGGCAAGGCCGCGTTCTTCCCGATGACGACCACGACGTCGCTGAACACCCTCAAGGGCTCGGCGGTCGACGGCAAGTACGAGTACGCGCTCCTGCCGACGGTGCCCCCTGGTGCGACCGAGCGTCCGGCCGACGGGATCGAGGCGGCGAGCATCCTGTCCGGCGACAACCTCGTCGTCGCCGACTACGGCAAGAAGCAGGACCTGTCCTTCGACTTCGTCAAGCAGGTCTCGTCACCGGCGGCCCAGGAGCGCTACTTCGAGCTGTTCGGGCAGCTGCCGACCAACACGCAGGCCGCGCAGACCATCGCGCAGGAGAACCCCGACCTCGCTCCGATCGTCCAGGCCGGCAAGCTCTCGAAGCCCACCGCCTTCACCGGCGCGTGGTCCGACATCCAGCTCTCGCTCGTCGACGTCGTCGTGCAGTCCATCCCGTCGCTGAAGAGCGGCGAGGTGACCGACGACCAGCTCCGGAAGCGGCTCGACGCCGCACAACGGGACGCCCAGGCAACCCTGGACCGGCAGAAGAACGGAGGCCTGTGA
- a CDS encoding sugar phosphate isomerase/epimerase family protein has translation MTDQPTWELSGFGDEIDADPTIQVAVLQALGASAIEVRSAWGVNVVDLDEDQLAGLHRLFHERGQTVSAIASPIGKVAVDEPVEHEVGRLGRAIAAAHALGTTNVRIFSFYFPDRAPEDVRDDVLVRMRALADLAEREGVTLLHENEKDIYGDVPDRVLDVVESVGSPALRLAWDNANYVQCGVRPFTDGWAQLAPYVDYLQVKDALAADASVVPAGEGDGELLDTLTALRDAGYAGYASLEPHLSDFTHLGGFSGPAAFGRAGRAFRTLTDQIGVTLR, from the coding sequence ATGACCGACCAACCAACGTGGGAGCTCTCCGGCTTCGGCGACGAGATCGACGCCGACCCCACGATCCAGGTCGCCGTGCTGCAGGCGCTCGGCGCCTCCGCGATCGAGGTGCGGAGCGCCTGGGGGGTGAACGTCGTCGACCTCGACGAGGACCAGCTCGCCGGCCTGCACCGCCTGTTCCACGAGCGCGGTCAGACCGTCTCCGCCATCGCCTCACCGATCGGCAAGGTCGCCGTCGACGAACCCGTCGAGCACGAGGTGGGCCGGCTCGGCCGGGCGATCGCCGCCGCGCACGCCCTCGGCACGACGAACGTCCGGATCTTCTCGTTCTACTTCCCGGACCGTGCACCGGAGGACGTCCGCGACGACGTCCTCGTCCGGATGCGGGCGCTCGCCGACCTCGCCGAGCGCGAGGGCGTCACGCTCCTGCACGAGAACGAGAAGGACATCTACGGCGACGTGCCCGACCGTGTGCTCGACGTCGTCGAGAGCGTCGGGTCACCCGCGCTGCGGCTCGCCTGGGACAACGCGAACTACGTGCAGTGCGGGGTCCGCCCGTTCACCGACGGGTGGGCGCAGCTCGCCCCGTACGTCGACTACCTGCAGGTCAAGGACGCGCTCGCCGCGGACGCGTCCGTGGTCCCCGCGGGTGAGGGCGATGGCGAACTGCTCGACACCCTGACCGCACTCCGCGACGCCGGGTACGCCGGCTACGCGTCGCTCGAACCGCACCTCAGCGACTTCACCCACCTCGGCGGGTTCTCCGGCCCCGCGGCCTTCGGTCGCGCCGGTCGCGCCTTCCGCACCCTCACCGACCAGATCGGAGTCACCCTGCGATGA
- a CDS encoding Gfo/Idh/MocA family protein encodes MTTPLKLAVVGAGVIGRHHARVAVQHPDLQVVALVDAVPAAATSAADELESTGATRPITTSTIEEAIEQTDIDVVAICSPSGMHVQLAEAALAAGKHVVIEKPLDTTMPRARQIAALAADARERGLVTSVISQHRFDPASVAVAGAAHGGDFGTVTSGVASVAWYRSQGYYDSGDWRGTWELDGGGAVMNQGVHTVDLLVWALGRPEEISAQVGLLAHDRIEVEDTAVATVRFRGGALGVVHCTTAAYPGLSARWAVYGTHGSAIVDDDRLAYFHVAPDTATLESAATTANTTAVADAADQKDRVVPPEHVVGGPVEPDHFAAGHARQYTDIVAAIREGRDPGVTVDAALVSLATVRGLYVSATLGKPVRIDDVIEGLYDDVVPVVGAPSRTVATATTATTAASEGAGR; translated from the coding sequence ATGACCACACCACTCAAGCTGGCAGTCGTCGGTGCCGGCGTCATCGGTCGCCACCACGCCCGCGTCGCCGTCCAGCACCCGGACCTGCAGGTCGTGGCGCTCGTCGACGCCGTCCCCGCCGCGGCCACGAGCGCCGCCGACGAACTCGAGTCGACGGGAGCCACCCGTCCGATCACGACGTCCACGATCGAGGAGGCCATCGAACAGACCGACATCGACGTCGTCGCGATCTGCTCGCCGTCGGGCATGCACGTGCAGCTGGCCGAGGCGGCCCTCGCCGCGGGCAAGCACGTCGTCATCGAGAAGCCCCTCGACACGACCATGCCGCGAGCCCGGCAGATCGCGGCGCTCGCCGCGGACGCTCGCGAGCGCGGACTCGTCACGAGCGTCATCAGCCAGCACCGGTTCGACCCGGCGTCGGTCGCCGTCGCCGGTGCGGCACACGGCGGCGACTTCGGGACCGTGACCTCGGGGGTCGCGAGCGTGGCGTGGTACCGGTCGCAGGGGTACTACGACTCGGGCGACTGGCGGGGCACCTGGGAGCTCGACGGCGGCGGCGCCGTGATGAACCAGGGCGTGCACACCGTCGACCTGCTCGTGTGGGCCCTCGGTCGTCCGGAGGAGATCTCCGCCCAGGTCGGGCTGCTCGCGCACGACCGCATCGAGGTCGAGGACACCGCCGTCGCCACCGTCCGGTTCCGCGGCGGGGCGCTCGGCGTGGTCCACTGCACGACGGCCGCCTACCCGGGCCTCTCCGCGCGCTGGGCCGTGTACGGCACGCACGGTTCCGCGATCGTCGACGACGACCGGCTCGCGTACTTCCACGTCGCCCCCGACACCGCGACGCTCGAGTCCGCGGCGACGACGGCGAACACCACCGCGGTGGCCGACGCCGCCGACCAGAAGGACCGGGTCGTCCCGCCCGAGCACGTCGTCGGCGGGCCGGTCGAGCCGGACCACTTCGCCGCCGGGCACGCCCGGCAGTACACCGACATCGTCGCCGCGATCCGCGAGGGCCGGGACCCCGGCGTCACGGTCGACGCCGCCCTCGTCTCGCTCGCGACCGTCCGCGGGCTGTACGTCAGCGCCACGCTCGGCAAGCCGGTCCGGATCGACGACGTGATCGAAGGCCTGTACGACGACGTCGTGCCGGTCGTCGGAGCGCCGTCCCGCACCGTCGCCACCGCCACCACCGCCACCACCGCCGCCAGTGAAGGAGCAGGCCGATGA
- a CDS encoding carbohydrate ABC transporter permease: protein MSAFSTTRTRPTATLTESITTGGARKRTKRPYDTDVTRLLPRWLLVVVIAVIIAFIAAPVLYILFGSVNSDVAVARGEYFPSEFTLANYVEIWNTVALGQGLVNSLLTAGAVAVASAALAVSTAYVLVRFRFLGRLTILRGLLALQSIPGTLLLLPVFVVFANIASATGVQVIGTRWGLFVTYLTFALPFSTWVMVTYLRGLPKELEEAARIDGASSGRILRSVVLPLSWPGIVVSAIFAFLLGWNDVLFSTIMTTPNTRTVAVVLQVLGTTQEGGAVPIYGQMMAASIVCAVPVVALYLIFQRYLVGGLTAGSVK, encoded by the coding sequence ATGAGCGCCTTCAGCACCACCCGCACCCGGCCCACCGCGACGCTCACCGAGAGCATCACCACCGGGGGCGCCCGGAAGCGCACCAAGCGCCCGTACGACACCGACGTCACCCGGCTCCTGCCCCGGTGGCTCCTGGTCGTCGTGATCGCCGTCATCATCGCGTTCATCGCCGCGCCGGTGCTCTACATCCTGTTCGGCTCGGTCAACTCGGACGTCGCGGTCGCCCGCGGCGAGTACTTCCCGTCCGAGTTCACGCTGGCGAACTACGTCGAGATCTGGAACACCGTCGCCCTCGGCCAGGGGCTGGTGAACTCGCTCCTGACCGCCGGGGCCGTGGCCGTCGCGAGCGCCGCGCTCGCCGTGTCGACCGCCTACGTCCTGGTCCGGTTCCGGTTCCTCGGCCGGCTCACGATCCTGCGCGGGCTCCTCGCCCTGCAGTCCATCCCCGGGACCCTCCTGCTCCTGCCGGTGTTCGTCGTCTTCGCGAACATCGCGAGCGCGACCGGTGTGCAGGTCATCGGCACCCGCTGGGGCCTCTTCGTCACCTACCTGACGTTCGCGCTGCCGTTCTCGACGTGGGTCATGGTGACCTACCTCCGCGGTCTGCCGAAGGAACTCGAAGAGGCGGCGCGCATCGACGGCGCCTCGAGCGGACGCATCCTGCGGAGCGTCGTCCTGCCGCTGTCGTGGCCCGGGATCGTCGTGTCGGCGATCTTCGCCTTCCTGCTCGGCTGGAACGACGTGCTGTTCAGCACGATCATGACGACCCCGAACACCCGCACCGTCGCGGTCGTCCTGCAGGTGCTCGGCACCACGCAGGAGGGCGGCGCCGTCCCGATCTACGGCCAGATGATGGCCGCCTCGATCGTGTGCGCCGTGCCGGTCGTCGCGCTCTACCTGATCTTCCAGCGCTACCTGGTCGGCGGCCTGACGGCCGGCTCCGTCAAGTAG
- a CDS encoding sugar phosphate isomerase/epimerase family protein, with the protein MKFSVFTASTPDWTPSQAAETLAEQGWDGIEWRIVDDRTEDGSSGFWAGNRSTWQYSGITEQVGEIARTTDAAGLEYSGIGGYQPVSDRAGVETMLRVTSELGARQVRVTMPWYRRERERTHETYGQMFDRTRADLEWTAGRAAELGVKALVELHHMTITPSASAALRLVDGLDPAHVGVIHDLGNLVIEGHEDHLAAFELLGPYLAHAHVKNARWVDTGDTRADGSRVWQHEWAPLRDGQASVSEYLDALRQVGYDGWVTIEDFSTDLPLAERTADNLAYLRSLVPVAA; encoded by the coding sequence ATGAAGTTCTCCGTGTTCACGGCGTCCACCCCGGACTGGACCCCGTCGCAGGCCGCCGAGACCCTCGCCGAGCAGGGCTGGGACGGCATCGAGTGGCGCATCGTCGACGACCGCACCGAGGACGGCTCGTCCGGCTTCTGGGCCGGCAACCGGTCGACCTGGCAGTACAGCGGCATCACCGAGCAGGTCGGCGAGATCGCCCGGACCACCGACGCCGCCGGGCTCGAGTACTCGGGCATCGGCGGGTACCAGCCCGTGTCCGACCGTGCCGGCGTCGAGACGATGCTCCGGGTGACGAGCGAACTCGGAGCCCGTCAGGTCCGCGTCACGATGCCCTGGTACCGGCGCGAGCGCGAGCGCACGCACGAGACGTACGGGCAGATGTTCGACCGCACCCGGGCCGACCTCGAGTGGACGGCCGGTCGCGCGGCGGAGCTCGGGGTGAAGGCCCTGGTCGAGCTGCACCACATGACGATCACCCCGTCGGCCTCGGCGGCCCTGCGACTCGTCGACGGCCTCGACCCCGCGCACGTCGGTGTCATCCACGACCTCGGCAACCTGGTCATCGAGGGACACGAGGACCACCTCGCGGCCTTCGAGCTCCTCGGCCCGTACCTCGCCCACGCGCACGTCAAGAACGCCCGGTGGGTCGACACCGGCGACACCCGTGCCGACGGCAGCCGGGTCTGGCAGCACGAGTGGGCGCCGCTGCGTGACGGGCAGGCGTCCGTGTCCGAGTACCTCGATGCGCTCCGCCAGGTCGGCTACGACGGCTGGGTCACGATCGAGGACTTCTCGACCGACCTCCCGCTCGCCGAGCGCACCGCGGACAACCTCGCCTACCTCCGCTCCCTGGTCCCGGTGGCGGCATGA